The Rhodococcus sp. X156 genome window below encodes:
- a CDS encoding LLM class F420-dependent oxidoreductase encodes MRLGLNMGYWGAGNDASNLKLAIEAERLGFSVVWAAEAYGSDAPTVLSWVAAQTSTIDIGSAVMQIPARTPAMTAMTAATLDTLSGGRFRLGLGVSGPQVSEGWHGVRFGKPLGRTREYVEVVRQALSGERVRHDGEHYQLPLPDGPGKALQLTVHGARKDLPVYLASVGPRNLELTGEIADGWLGIFCSPKHLPKHLAHIQAGRTKAGKTGLEGFDVAPSMPIVPGADWRRCADFTRPYTALYVGGMGSREKNFYNALAVSMGYADAAKQVQDAYLDRRYDEAMAALPLELLDEIALLGTKERIAERLTALAEAGVTTVNLACPPGEDGFAALRTAAEALELAGLGE; translated from the coding sequence ATGCGACTGGGACTGAACATGGGCTACTGGGGCGCGGGCAACGACGCGTCCAACCTCAAGCTGGCGATCGAGGCGGAGCGGCTGGGCTTCTCCGTGGTGTGGGCGGCCGAGGCCTACGGGTCCGACGCCCCCACGGTGCTGTCCTGGGTGGCGGCGCAGACCTCCACCATCGACATCGGCAGCGCCGTCATGCAGATCCCCGCGCGCACCCCCGCCATGACGGCGATGACCGCGGCGACCCTGGACACCCTCTCCGGCGGCCGCTTCCGCCTGGGCCTGGGCGTCTCCGGCCCGCAGGTCTCCGAGGGCTGGCACGGCGTGCGCTTCGGCAAGCCGCTGGGCCGCACCCGCGAGTACGTGGAGGTGGTGCGCCAGGCACTCTCCGGCGAGCGCGTGCGCCACGACGGCGAGCACTACCAGCTTCCGCTGCCCGACGGCCCGGGCAAGGCCCTGCAGCTCACCGTGCACGGCGCCCGCAAGGACCTGCCCGTGTACCTGGCCTCCGTCGGGCCCCGCAACTTGGAGCTGACCGGCGAGATCGCCGACGGCTGGCTGGGCATCTTCTGCTCGCCCAAGCACCTGCCCAAGCACCTCGCGCACATCCAGGCCGGCCGCACCAAGGCGGGCAAGACCGGGCTGGAGGGCTTCGACGTCGCCCCGTCCATGCCCATCGTCCCGGGCGCCGACTGGCGCAGGTGCGCCGACTTCACCCGCCCGTACACCGCGCTGTACGTCGGGGGCATGGGCAGCCGGGAGAAGAACTTCTACAACGCCCTGGCCGTGTCCATGGGCTACGCCGACGCCGCCAAGCAGGTGCAGGACGCCTACCTGGACCGGCGCTACGACGAGGCCATGGCGGCGCTGCCGCTGGAGCTGCTCGACGAGATCGCGCTGCTGGGCACCAAGGAGCGCATCGCGGAGCGGTTGACGGCGCTGGCCGAGGCCGGGGTCACCACCGTCAACCTCGCGTGCCCGCCCGGCGAGGACGGCTTCGCCGCGCTGCGCACCGCCGCCGAGGCGCTGGAGCTGGCAGGCCTCGGCGAATGA
- a CDS encoding undecaprenyl-diphosphate phosphatase → MILDMTWLQAMVLGLVQGLTEFLPISSSAHLRIVSGVFFGHDTGASFTAVTQLGTEAAVLLYFARDIGRLVVAWFRGFREPAVRKTLDYRMAWYVIVGTIPVGILGLLFKDQVRSGARNLYLIATMLIVFGLVMAAAEYFGSKRRTVKELTLRDGIVMGSAQALALIPGVSRSGGTISAGLFLGLTREAAARYSFLLAIPAVVASGLFSLPDAFEPAEEGLLQASGPQLLVATLVAFAVGYASIAWLLRYVANHTIYLFVGYRIALGVLVLVLLTTTGLQAT, encoded by the coding sequence ATGATCCTGGACATGACCTGGCTCCAGGCGATGGTCCTGGGGCTGGTGCAGGGGCTCACCGAGTTCCTGCCCATCTCGTCCTCGGCGCACCTGCGCATCGTCTCCGGGGTCTTCTTCGGCCACGACACTGGCGCCTCCTTCACGGCGGTGACGCAGCTGGGCACCGAGGCGGCGGTGCTGCTGTACTTCGCCCGCGACATCGGCCGGCTCGTCGTCGCCTGGTTCCGCGGCTTCCGGGAGCCGGCCGTCCGCAAGACGCTGGACTACCGGATGGCCTGGTACGTCATCGTCGGCACCATTCCGGTGGGCATCCTGGGCCTGCTGTTCAAGGACCAGGTGCGCTCCGGGGCGCGCAACCTCTACCTCATCGCCACCATGCTCATCGTGTTCGGCCTGGTGATGGCCGCGGCGGAGTACTTCGGCTCCAAGCGGCGCACCGTCAAGGAGCTCACGCTGCGCGACGGCATCGTGATGGGCTCGGCGCAGGCGCTGGCGCTCATCCCCGGCGTGTCGCGCTCCGGCGGCACCATCAGCGCGGGGCTGTTCCTGGGCCTCACCCGCGAGGCGGCGGCCCGGTACTCGTTCCTGCTCGCCATCCCCGCGGTGGTCGCGTCCGGGCTGTTCAGCCTGCCCGACGCCTTCGAGCCGGCCGAGGAGGGACTGCTGCAGGCCAGCGGGCCCCAGCTGCTGGTGGCCACCCTGGTCGCCTTCGCCGTCGGCTACGCCTCCATCGCCTGGCTGCTGCGCTACGTGGCCAACCACACCATCTACCTGTTCGTGGGCTACCGCATCGCCCTGGGCGTGCTGGTGCTGGTGCTGCTGACCACCACCGGGCTGCAGGCCACCTGA
- a CDS encoding histidine phosphatase family protein → MTVILLRHGRSTANTAGVLAGRSEGVALDEKGTAQAEALVQRLAELPITAIVTSPLLRCQQTVAPLAAARGLHPRSEERLAEVDYGEWTGQELKNLVSEPLWKVVQQHPSAAVFPNGEGLAQVQARAVAAVREHDAALAAEHGADVLWVACTHGDVIKSVLADALGTHLDSFQRIVADPCSASVVRYTDTRPFVLRSNDTGGDLSSITPPKKAAEGEAAPAPADAVVGGGTGG, encoded by the coding sequence ATGACGGTCATCCTGCTGCGCCACGGCCGCTCCACCGCGAACACCGCCGGGGTGCTCGCCGGGCGCAGCGAGGGCGTGGCGCTGGACGAGAAGGGCACCGCGCAGGCCGAGGCATTGGTGCAGCGGCTCGCCGAGCTGCCCATCACCGCCATCGTCACCTCCCCGCTGCTGCGCTGCCAGCAGACGGTGGCCCCGCTCGCCGCCGCCCGCGGCCTGCACCCACGCTCCGAGGAGCGCCTGGCCGAGGTGGACTACGGCGAGTGGACCGGCCAGGAGCTGAAGAACCTGGTGTCCGAGCCGCTGTGGAAGGTGGTGCAGCAGCACCCCTCGGCGGCGGTGTTCCCCAACGGGGAGGGCCTGGCGCAGGTGCAGGCTCGAGCGGTGGCCGCGGTCCGTGAGCACGACGCCGCGCTGGCCGCCGAGCACGGCGCTGACGTGCTGTGGGTGGCGTGCACCCACGGTGACGTCATCAAGTCGGTGCTGGCGGACGCGTTGGGCACGCACCTGGACTCCTTCCAGCGCATCGTCGCCGACCCGTGCTCGGCGAGCGTCGTCCGCTACACCGACACGCGGCCGTTCGTGCTGCGCAGCAACGACACCGGGGGAGACTTGTCCAGCATCACCCCGCCCAAGAAGGCCGCCGAGGGCGAGGCCGCGCCGGCTCCTGCCGACGCGGTGGTCGGCGGAGGCACGGGCGGGTGA
- a CDS encoding DUF3090 domain-containing protein, with product MSRVIHVFRNPDRFIVGTVGEPGDRAFYLQAVQEGRLISVLLEKQQVQVLAERIIALLEEVHRRFGAELPDDDPIVEDLEPLAVPVDEEFRVGTMGLGWDADASCVVVELLAVTEGEVDESVVLDDTDEGPDSVRVFLSAEQARDFAARAELVISAGRLPCPLCNEPLDPEGHVCVRTNGYRRGVGIAPSAGEPSQD from the coding sequence ATGTCACGAGTAATCCACGTCTTCCGCAACCCAGACCGGTTCATTGTCGGCACTGTCGGTGAGCCCGGTGACCGCGCCTTCTACCTGCAGGCTGTGCAGGAGGGCCGGCTCATCAGCGTGCTCCTGGAGAAGCAGCAGGTGCAGGTGCTGGCGGAGCGCATCATCGCGCTGCTGGAGGAGGTGCACCGCCGCTTCGGCGCCGAGCTGCCCGACGACGACCCCATCGTGGAGGACCTCGAGCCGCTGGCGGTGCCGGTGGACGAGGAGTTCCGGGTGGGCACCATGGGGCTGGGCTGGGACGCCGACGCGAGCTGCGTGGTGGTGGAGCTGCTGGCCGTCACCGAGGGTGAGGTGGACGAGTCGGTGGTGCTCGACGACACCGACGAGGGCCCCGACTCCGTGCGGGTGTTCCTCTCCGCCGAGCAGGCCCGGGACTTCGCCGCGCGCGCCGAGCTGGTCATCAGCGCCGGGCGGCTGCCCTGCCCGCTGTGCAACGAGCCGCTGGACCCCGAGGGGCACGTGTGCGTGCGCACCAACGGGTACCGCCGCGGCGTGGGCATCGCGCCGTCGGCCGGCGAACCCAGCCAGGACTGA
- a CDS encoding SCO1664 family protein has translation MHDPATLELLRAGKLEILGRIVEASNATLLCSVELDGVTGHCVYKPVQGERPLWDFPDGTLAGREVASYLVSAASGWGVVPPTVLRDGPFGSGMVQLWIDTPAASISDDEDSGAGSGSAAGSGSAAHREHVEQVSDLVELCPPGAVPQGWMPILRAQDYSGEMVVLAHADHPGLRRMAVLDVVLNNADRKGGHVLAGLDGGVYGVDHGICLHSEPKLRTVLWGWAGEPIGDEAVEMLSKLASLLEGELADQLDEHLTIAEVQALRTRVRRLLATRVMPEPSGMRPAIPWPAF, from the coding sequence GTGCACGACCCAGCCACGCTCGAGCTGCTGCGCGCCGGAAAGCTCGAGATCCTCGGCCGCATCGTGGAGGCGAGCAACGCCACGCTGCTGTGCTCGGTGGAGCTCGACGGCGTCACCGGCCACTGCGTGTACAAGCCGGTGCAGGGCGAGCGACCCTTGTGGGACTTTCCGGACGGTACGCTGGCCGGCCGCGAGGTGGCCTCGTACCTGGTGTCGGCGGCCAGCGGCTGGGGGGTGGTGCCGCCGACCGTGCTGCGCGACGGGCCGTTCGGCTCCGGGATGGTGCAGCTGTGGATCGACACGCCTGCGGCCAGCATCTCCGACGACGAGGACTCCGGTGCTGGGTCCGGCTCGGCGGCTGGTTCTGGATCGGCTGCGCACCGCGAGCACGTGGAGCAGGTGAGCGACCTGGTGGAGCTGTGCCCGCCCGGGGCGGTGCCGCAGGGGTGGATGCCCATCTTGCGGGCGCAGGACTACTCCGGGGAGATGGTGGTGCTCGCGCACGCCGATCACCCCGGGCTGCGCCGGATGGCCGTGCTGGACGTGGTGCTCAACAACGCCGACCGCAAGGGTGGGCACGTGCTCGCCGGGCTGGACGGCGGGGTTTACGGCGTGGACCACGGCATCTGCCTGCACAGCGAGCCCAAGCTGCGGACCGTGCTGTGGGGCTGGGCAGGGGAGCCCATCGGTGACGAGGCGGTGGAGATGCTGTCGAAGCTGGCCAGCCTGCTGGAGGGCGAGCTGGCCGACCAGCTGGACGAGCACCTGACCATCGCCGAGGTGCAGGCGCTGCGCACGCGGGTGCGCCGGTTGCTCGCCACGCGGGTGATGCCGGAGCCGTCCGGGATGCGTCCGGCGATTCCCTGGCCTGCGTTCTAG
- a CDS encoding DUF222 domain-containing protein, whose amino-acid sequence MSSNGVAEDLPDEVASLLAEHASVVGRLQQVPLAGLSDAGVLTVCREVERVHRMKLTVDHRLIVEMECRSLATVFLARGTAGLLSEVLHLDVQEARARVRAALVRGPRTSFTGEDLGPAHPACAVAEAEGAISPRHADIVAKTLHDLPASLDAETIGLAEQTLAAHACALRPSELAKAAERLVAYLDPDGRETSEVDRARRRGFTIGRQRPDGMSRISGELDPMTRALVDAAFSAAARPVSEDGTPDPRSAAQRNHDALATLCRNALASGELPSNRGLPATVVVTMGLADLERRAGTAGTASGGTVPVRDVLRMAADAKWLPCVLDSTGQVLHLGQGQRLASPAQRLALYARDRGCTRPGCEMPAQWPEFTTCTSGNTAAPPT is encoded by the coding sequence ATGAGTTCGAACGGTGTAGCGGAGGACCTCCCTGACGAGGTCGCCTCCTTGCTGGCCGAGCACGCCTCAGTCGTGGGCCGGCTGCAGCAGGTGCCGCTGGCCGGTCTGTCCGATGCTGGGGTGTTGACGGTGTGCCGTGAGGTGGAGCGGGTGCACCGGATGAAGCTGACGGTCGATCATCGGTTGATCGTGGAGATGGAGTGCCGTTCCCTGGCCACGGTGTTCCTGGCCCGCGGGACGGCGGGGTTGCTGTCGGAGGTGCTGCACCTGGACGTGCAGGAAGCGCGAGCGCGGGTGCGAGCCGCCTTGGTGCGGGGTCCTCGGACGTCCTTCACCGGTGAAGACCTCGGACCAGCCCATCCCGCGTGCGCTGTCGCTGAAGCCGAGGGGGCGATCTCGCCGCGGCATGCCGACATCGTCGCCAAGACGCTGCACGACCTGCCTGCCTCGTTGGACGCCGAGACCATCGGCCTGGCCGAGCAGACGCTGGCTGCGCACGCCTGCGCGTTGCGGCCCTCCGAGCTGGCCAAGGCCGCTGAGCGACTGGTGGCCTACCTCGATCCCGATGGGCGGGAAACCTCCGAGGTGGATCGGGCCCGGCGGCGCGGGTTCACCATCGGCCGGCAGCGCCCGGATGGGATGAGTCGCATCAGTGGTGAGCTAGACCCGATGACACGCGCTCTGGTGGACGCCGCCTTCTCCGCCGCCGCCCGGCCGGTGTCGGAAGATGGGACTCCGGATCCGCGGAGTGCCGCCCAGCGCAACCACGACGCGCTGGCCACGCTGTGCCGCAACGCCCTCGCCTCCGGCGAGCTGCCGAGCAACCGTGGCCTGCCGGCGACGGTGGTGGTCACCATGGGACTGGCGGACCTGGAGCGCCGGGCGGGCACGGCCGGTACCGCGTCCGGCGGGACCGTGCCGGTGCGTGACGTGCTGCGCATGGCCGCTGATGCGAAGTGGCTGCCCTGCGTGCTCGACTCCACCGGACAAGTCCTACACCTCGGTCAGGGGCAACGACTCGCCTCACCGGCCCAACGCCTGGCCCTGTATGCCCGCGACCGCGGCTGCACCCGGCCCGGCTGCGAGATGCCTGCGCAGTGGCCCGAGTTCACCACCTGCACGAGTGGCAACACGGCGGCCCCACCGACCTAG
- a CDS encoding sulfotransferase produces MTAPHTTVGTVEDLHASASRLTGLDDFGDQGYLEGLRVLLDSYITEAELTPLGSKVARVFLRGALVARLLSEDAWKKNPQHADVAIERPIFVTGLPRTGTTALHRLLTADPGHQGPEMWLTEFPQPRPPRQTWADNPVFQGIEAAFSQHHVERPEFMGVHYMSASEVEECWQLLRQSMQSVSYESLAHIPTYSQWLAEQSWTSAYARHRKNLQLIGLNDTDRRWVLKNPSHLFALDALLEVYPDALIVQTHRDPRTAIPSSCSLSAQAAQGWSDKFTDQLIGRDQVDLWARGLDAFTEARAKADPAQFCDVYYEDFVGDALGTVEGIYRHFGITLSDEARKAQQDMHAESTSGPRTPSHRYKLSDFGLTEADIDARFARYARRS; encoded by the coding sequence GTGACCGCACCGCACACCACCGTCGGCACCGTCGAGGACCTGCACGCCTCGGCGTCCCGGTTGACCGGGCTGGACGACTTCGGCGACCAGGGCTACCTGGAGGGGCTGCGGGTCCTGCTGGACTCCTACATCACCGAGGCGGAGCTGACCCCGCTGGGCTCCAAGGTCGCGCGGGTGTTCCTGCGCGGCGCGCTGGTGGCCCGGCTGCTCAGCGAGGACGCCTGGAAGAAGAACCCGCAGCACGCCGACGTGGCCATCGAGCGGCCGATCTTCGTCACCGGGCTGCCGCGCACCGGCACCACGGCGCTGCACCGGCTGCTCACCGCCGACCCCGGCCACCAGGGCCCGGAGATGTGGCTGACGGAGTTCCCGCAGCCGCGACCGCCGCGCCAGACGTGGGCGGACAACCCGGTGTTCCAGGGCATCGAGGCCGCGTTCAGCCAGCACCACGTGGAGCGCCCGGAGTTCATGGGCGTGCACTACATGTCCGCCAGCGAGGTGGAGGAGTGCTGGCAGCTGCTGCGGCAGTCGATGCAGTCGGTGTCCTACGAGTCGCTGGCACACATCCCGACGTACTCGCAGTGGCTGGCGGAGCAGAGCTGGACGTCGGCCTACGCCCGACACCGCAAGAACCTGCAGCTGATCGGGCTGAACGACACGGACCGGCGGTGGGTGCTGAAGAACCCCAGCCACCTGTTCGCCCTGGACGCGCTGCTGGAGGTGTACCCGGACGCGCTCATCGTCCAGACGCACCGCGACCCGCGGACGGCGATCCCGTCCTCGTGCAGCCTCAGCGCGCAGGCGGCGCAGGGGTGGTCGGACAAGTTCACCGACCAGCTGATCGGGCGCGACCAGGTGGACCTGTGGGCACGGGGGCTGGATGCGTTCACCGAGGCGCGGGCCAAGGCCGATCCGGCGCAGTTCTGCGACGTCTACTACGAGGACTTCGTCGGGGACGCGCTGGGCACGGTGGAGGGCATCTACCGCCACTTCGGCATCACCCTCAGCGACGAGGCGCGGAAGGCGCAGCAGGACATGCACGCGGAGAGCACCAGCGGGCCGCGCACGCCGTCGCACCGCTACAAGCTGTCCGACTTCGGGCTCACCGAGGCCGACATCGACGCCCGCTTCGCCCGGTACGCGCGGCGCAGCTGA
- a CDS encoding SDR family oxidoreductase gives MSTAGVLADKVVVVSGVGPGLGRSIALQSAAAGADLVLAARTQSRLDEVAKEVRELGREVLTVRTDITDDSSAAGLVQASLDKFGRVDVLVNNAFGMPPMKKLADVDFEAIRAAFEVTVLGGLRLTKLFVPALAESKGAVVMINSSVIRHTQAPYGPYKITKAALLAASQSLATELGPRGIRVNTVAPGWIWADSLKWYFDHLAGKRGVPVQQVYDETAAAMDLRKLPEPDEIADAVVFLASPMARAITGQTLDVNCGEFHP, from the coding sequence GTGAGCACCGCGGGGGTGCTGGCCGACAAGGTCGTGGTGGTCTCCGGCGTCGGCCCCGGGCTCGGCCGCTCCATCGCCCTGCAGAGCGCGGCGGCCGGTGCCGACCTGGTGCTGGCCGCGCGCACGCAGTCGCGCCTGGACGAGGTGGCCAAGGAGGTCCGCGAGCTGGGCCGCGAGGTGCTGACCGTGCGCACCGACATCACCGACGACAGCTCCGCCGCAGGGTTGGTGCAGGCGTCGCTGGACAAGTTCGGCCGGGTGGACGTGCTGGTGAACAACGCCTTCGGCATGCCGCCGATGAAGAAGCTGGCCGACGTGGACTTCGAGGCGATCCGCGCGGCGTTCGAGGTGACCGTGCTGGGTGGGCTGCGGCTGACCAAGCTGTTCGTGCCGGCCCTGGCCGAGAGCAAGGGCGCGGTGGTGATGATCAACTCCTCGGTCATCCGGCACACCCAGGCGCCGTACGGGCCGTACAAGATCACCAAGGCCGCGCTGCTTGCGGCCTCGCAGAGCCTGGCCACCGAGCTGGGTCCGCGCGGCATCCGGGTGAACACCGTGGCGCCCGGCTGGATCTGGGCCGACAGCCTCAAGTGGTACTTCGACCACCTGGCCGGCAAGCGCGGCGTGCCGGTGCAGCAGGTCTACGACGAGACCGCCGCGGCGATGGACCTGCGCAAGCTGCCCGAGCCGGACGAGATCGCCGACGCCGTGGTGTTCCTGGCGTCGCCGATGGCCCGGGCCATCACCGGACAGACACTGGACGTCAACTGTGGGGAGTTCCACCCGTGA
- a CDS encoding nuclear transport factor 2 family protein has protein sequence MDLETLEEIKRLKYRYLRAVDTKDFDLLESTLTPDADAAYGHKLTFTGREEILAFMRKSLDRNSITEHHVGHPEIDVDGDTATGTWYLQDRVIVPKYKFILQGAAFYTDTYVRGEDGQWWISSTGYVRTYEATMSTDDVPSFALTVNRWADRK, from the coding sequence ATGGACCTGGAAACGCTGGAAGAGATCAAGCGCCTGAAGTACCGCTACCTGCGTGCCGTCGACACCAAGGACTTCGACCTGCTGGAGTCGACGCTCACCCCGGACGCCGACGCCGCCTACGGGCACAAGCTGACCTTCACCGGGCGCGAGGAGATCCTGGCGTTCATGCGCAAGTCCCTGGACCGCAACAGCATCACCGAGCACCACGTCGGTCACCCCGAGATCGACGTCGACGGCGACACCGCCACCGGCACCTGGTACCTGCAGGACCGGGTGATCGTGCCGAAGTACAAGTTCATCCTGCAGGGCGCGGCGTTCTACACCGACACCTACGTCCGGGGCGAGGACGGCCAGTGGTGGATCAGCTCCACCGGCTACGTGCGCACCTACGAGGCGACGATGTCCACCGACGACGTGCCCAGCTTCGCGCTCACCGTCAACCGCTGGGCGGACCGCAAGTGA
- the cysD gene encoding sulfate adenylyltransferase subunit CysD: MSSTYELTHLQALEAEAVHIFREVAAVFERPGLLFSGGKDSVVMLHLATRAFWPAPVPFPVMHVDTGHNFDEVLEFRDRTVADLGLRLVVASVQDDIDAGRSVEETGPRASRNRLQIATLLRGIAENRFDAAFGGARRDEEKARAKERVFSFRDEFGQWDPRNQRPELWSLYNGRHHRGEHIRVFPLSNWTELDIWQYIHEQQIPLPSIYFAHRRPVVERDGMLLAVTRHLTLLPGEQPFEAQVRFRTVGDATGTGCVESDATTTAAVVAEVAATRVTERGATRADDRISEAGMEDRKKDGYF, translated from the coding sequence GTGAGCAGCACCTACGAGCTGACCCACCTGCAGGCGCTGGAGGCCGAGGCGGTGCACATCTTCCGCGAGGTCGCCGCCGTCTTCGAGCGCCCCGGCCTGCTGTTCTCCGGCGGCAAGGACTCCGTCGTCATGCTGCACCTGGCTACCCGTGCGTTCTGGCCGGCGCCGGTGCCGTTCCCGGTGATGCACGTGGACACCGGGCACAACTTCGACGAGGTGCTGGAGTTCCGCGACCGCACCGTGGCCGACCTGGGCCTGCGCCTGGTGGTGGCCAGCGTGCAGGACGACATCGACGCCGGGCGCAGCGTGGAGGAGACCGGCCCGCGGGCCAGCCGCAACCGGCTGCAGATCGCCACCCTGCTCCGCGGCATCGCGGAGAACCGCTTCGACGCGGCCTTCGGCGGGGCGCGGCGCGACGAGGAGAAGGCCCGCGCCAAGGAGCGGGTGTTCAGCTTCCGCGACGAGTTCGGCCAGTGGGACCCGCGCAACCAGCGCCCCGAGCTGTGGAGCCTGTACAACGGCCGCCACCACCGCGGCGAGCACATCCGGGTGTTCCCGCTGTCCAACTGGACCGAGCTGGACATCTGGCAGTACATCCACGAGCAGCAGATCCCATTGCCGTCGATCTACTTCGCCCACCGCCGCCCGGTGGTCGAGCGCGACGGCATGCTGCTCGCCGTCACCCGCCACCTCACGCTGCTGCCCGGCGAGCAGCCCTTCGAGGCCCAGGTGCGCTTCCGCACCGTCGGCGACGCCACCGGCACCGGCTGCGTGGAGTCCGACGCCACCACCACCGCGGCCGTGGTGGCCGAGGTGGCCGCCACCCGCGTCACCGAGCGCGGGGCCACCCGCGCCGACGACCGCATCTCCGAGGCCGGGATGGAAGACCGCAAGAAGGACGGGTACTTCTGA